The Mustela nigripes isolate SB6536 chromosome 11, MUSNIG.SB6536, whole genome shotgun sequence genomic interval CTATGGCGCAGTTACAAACAGAGACGGAAGTGGTAGATAACTTAGATCCTATGCCCACGCGCCCAGCCCCAACAGCGCCACCTTACGAGGGGCCTCCTCCGTATAAACCTTGCTGCACCAAGGCCTGCTATTGTGCAAGCTGCACCGCACGAGTGGCTGCCATAGTAGCCTCTCAGGagtttgggtgggaacaggattctcattcagtcctaaaatccccacttactctaactccaccttttttggctataattatacCTACCAAGACCCTGCGCAAGGCGTGTCAGCTCACCTTCTAGATAGGTGGCTGCTCTGCAATGCTGCACAGGCATGTACAGGCTTGGAAAgccttcactttattaatgggtCTACATGGCGTAACTGTACGTACAACTATCACATAGGCTCTCGATTTGAAAAAATTGGATTCCACTTTAGGTAAGGCTGGGCCCTTCTTCAGGTTCACGAGAGACTTCATTACGACTTCACAtctttttgtttagtttaaaCTTTAGTGATAACGTACCTTTAATACggattccatttgtttttaaaaccttgtAAATATAAAAGTTTGAATTAAAACAACTGTTATTATTGCAAGGGTAATTCAAGTTtacatggtttttacattttcaatggTGTGATGACTTTTTTGATTCTGTGTACTCCAAGGTActggaaaagtttttcttttaccaaatttTTTCAACTTCTACTAAGtataatttaatgtaaattgatGAAAACTTGTGCTACTTTTTGTAACTAAGttggaaacaaaaaatgataaaaggaagTATGTAAGGGGAAAATGATTCTCGTTAAATCCTGCATTTTCAGTCTCCGTTGTGTCATGTGTATCAACATATTACATACTCCATGTAAAAATTTGCTTAAAGTATACAGCATTTAGCATGTAGTATATATGCCGTAGGTATTAGGTTGAAACACTAAAGTCTGCCAGAAACTTTAGACAGTAGcaagaaaattgttttgttttttcttggagAGTATCAGTTTTGCAAACTTCAGTTGTAAATTTAAAGGGCTGACTTTAGTTCTTCCACGGTAATGGCTTGAATAACATCATCTTTGGGATattgcacctcagctaagcacataagttactcaccaacgcccgtctgtgttagagctccttttctcttcatagtttttaatgcttctactattaacaagtcatctagtctctcttgtgagtcccagaattgtcaactatcagaatgttggaacgccacagtgggagactcggcagtaatagccaagataccgacaTACATCCCTATGCCAGTGCAAGTGAACTCCGATAACTTGCCTGTGTTGCTACGGCATAAAAGAGATTTTGGGATAACAGCGGCCATCATTGTGGCTATTGCAGCATCTGCCGCCGCTGCTACTGCTGCCGCGGTAGCGTTGACAACCTCAGTACAGACAGCAGCTGCGCTCAACAACGTCACAGGAATGGTCGCTGAAGCATTGGCTACGCAAGAACAAATTAATGGACATTTGCATGCTGGGATCCTTATTGTAAATCAAAGGGTTGATCTTGTACAGGAACAACTTGATATCCTGGAGTCAATTGTGTCGATAGGATGCATACATAATATGGCTGGACTTTGTATCACCCCTATAGCTCATAACAACTTATCCTTAGCAGCTAACCTCTCTAGACAATTAGGAAATATGCTTAATGGTACCTGGAACcgtcaatttcaaaatttcactAGGCAATTATGAGCTCAAATTATGTCCataaattctaccaaagtaactattgcacctgttagtgagtggaaaaaaatgttacagcaatctgtttcgttcctcaaacagtgggccggacttggtgccatggctgttctcttaatcacagctaacATACTAATGTTACGTTGGGTGTGTGGCCATGTCCGTCGCAATCAACGACAATAacacctcatggttcaagccatgatggctcttgaagctggtacctccccccagatatggctaagtatGCTAGATcagtagtcaaagacgggtaagactgatcccacaccatagcaacctaagacaggggctcttcgaccagggagagtacccgatgacaggtaagcatgtgtgctgaggattggcaacctaagacaggcacgatctcagccattataaataaataaaaaagggggagatgtcaggagccagtacaggaggcctactataagagctataagggactgaatatgattggctgttcatttaggtccactcatgcaggaggtgcatgagcactgcggtgattggctaggcgggctaagctgccggtgtatatatgcttgaatgtacttgtagaggGGCGGGCCCGCCGGGAGCCAGGCCGCGCCGCGCCACGCCGGCCGGCCTGAGGGGGCCGCAGCTCGGACCATGGCGGCGGCGCAGTTCCGGTTAGgcagcggcggcggtggcgggcGCCGAGGGGCGGCGCGTGGCCCTGGAGGTGGCGGCGGGAGCTGCGTGCTGTGCtgcgccagagggggaagaacataaaaagaagccattaaagaagtttgcctccacgcgtgtctccgtgttgttcttgctggcgagagcgacaccAGTGAATTGTCTCACAGTAAAAAGAGTGTGTTTTAGggacatgcatttttttttttaagattttatttatttatttgacagagagagagatcacaagtaggcagagaggcaggcagagagagggggaagcaggctccctgctgagcacagagcccaactcagggctccatcccaggaccctgggaccatgacctgagcagaaggaaggggctTTAGCCCACTGCATGCCCCTAGGGACATGCATTTAATGGCACAATGCAAACTGGTGGTACAGACAGGGAGGGCACTGCGTGCCCGGCCAGACCACAGCTGGGAGCGCCTCCCGTACAAGGGCACCTCAGAGCTTCTAACAAACAGCACAGAAAACAAATCCTAGGGTCCAAGGGGTTCCCTTAGGTCCTGGCCTGAATGCCAAAGAGTGATCATCAAAGGAACAAATGAGAGCTAGAATTTTCTGACCCCTCTGGGCCAATGAGAGGCTGCTGGTGACAATGGCCAGCTGGAGGGCCTAGAAAGTGAGGCCCTGAATGGCACAGGACTCAACCACCTGGGATATCCCAGCAAAGGACAGACTCCAGGGCAGATGGGGGGAAAACCCAGTCCATGTCACCAACGGCTGAGAGGGATGGGTGGCCCCCAGCCAGGGGATCCCATGGTAGTCCAACACCTTGGCGAGGAGATTCAGGATGCCAGGCTTGGGGCAGGAGGGATCAAACACGCTTCTCTAGCCTCCCTGGTCTGGCTTCCCCTTGTGGAGTAAGACCCCCAAGCAGAAGAGCAAGGAAGGGAAGACGGGGGGCCTGAAACACCCTGCTTTCTGCAGACAGGCAGTAGGGCCACCACAGGACCCCCAGGGGACACAGGAAGGAAGACAACAAAGGCCTCCCAGGCTGAGGCGAGGCAGGGCAGTTGGGGGGACAGCCACCGACCACAGGCCAGCTCCCCAGGGAGTTCCAGAACATCCCAGTGCCCCTGACAGACATCCACAGGGTGCAGGCCGGCGAGCAGGGGCCTCACTGCCTGATCACTCCCAACTGAGTACGGGAGacggggctgtggggagggaatGTGGACATAGCCGAGTTCCCAGAGGACGGGCCAGTGTCCGGCTGAAATGCTGCTGAGACTGTCCAGTGTGGCGGTGGGAGGCAGCCCTTCAAGGAGCACGGCAGGAGCCGTCCCAGAAGTCCTCGGGAGACGGTGGACCAGCTTCCCTTCAGAACACTTCCTTTGCTTCAGGCATCCAGGGCCTGTCAGAAATGatgccaaggtcacagaggcagACCGAGGGGCACCAGCTTCCGCCTTCTACACTCGCCCTGGACAGCACCCGAGGGGCCAGTCGAGAGTAGGAAGAATGCTGCGGGTCCCCCTCAGTGCCCAGAGAGGGCGGTGGCAGCCAGGCCCTGTGTACCCCTGGGTGTCGGTGGTAGGGGGGGATGTGGGGGACAGACACCGTCATCCCTTCTGTGGTCTCCCAGAGCTCCCCAAGATGAGTGTTCCCAGTGACTAGGGGCCAGCCTGGGGCCCACACCCTCCCGCTGCCTGGCCACCCACATGCCATGAGCCCTGAGAACCTGTCTGCCGGCAACCAAACCACAGGAGGCTTCCAAAGACGGGCTTCTCAGCATCACCTGTGTCCTCCAACAAACGCGCCTCCGGGAAAACTGCTCCAACCACGACTTCGTGGTGTGACCATATGCTGTGAGCCTCTGGGTATCCCTCCACCACATCCACCCCAGAGACAGGACAGGAGCTGGCCACGGCCCTACAGTGCTTCTGCCACCAGCCCACACTGGGAACCCAAGAGGCTTGAGGGACAGAGGAGCTCAGAGACCCAACCACGTCCTCAGCCTTCTTCCAAGGAACCCGCTGCTCAGAGAAGTAGGGTCTGCAGGCCTCACAGGCTGGCCCCGACACGGGGTTAGGGGGAGAGAAGTGGAAGGTAGAGAGCAATGGCAACCCCCCTTCCTCACGGCCCAGCAGGCCCTCAGGCCTCCACAGGGGGTCACTAGTGGAGCTCCCAAAGAGAGGGGTTCCCATCCCCAGCAGGCAAGCCATGCCTGTCCTGATTTGCAGGGAGACCTGAAGTCTGGGGTGCAGCTCCATTGGGCTGGGCCCCTCCCAGCACCACTCAACTGTTCAAGaaggcccctccccagccctgccctacATACAGTTTGGTCTGTTGGGGTAGCCAAAACCCAAAAGTGCCCCAAAAAGTACTAAAAATATACCAAGGGATTCAGGGGAGACACATCAGGGCCCAAAACAGTGAACATCAGCCCGTTGGATGGGAGTTTCAGGACAGGGCCCAGGGACAGAGTGACCTCCAGAAGGTGAGGGCAGCACATCACCTAGAGCTTAGCAGAGAAGGACGCGAAATCTGCCAGCAACTTGAGGTCGTTGGGGAATGTCAGCCACGCCCCGCCGTCAACCACCAGCACGGCGCCCGTCACGTAGGATGCCAAAGGGCTGGCCAGGAACAGTGCACCGTGGGCGACTTCGGTCTTGTTGCCCAGCCTCTGCAGGGGGATGGCCAGAGTCTTTGTGCTGACACTGGCCTGGGAGCCGActggaagggcagaaggagactcAGCCCCGTGAACCCTAGGCCCCaagccctcccctctcctctgtccaGCTCTCCCTAAAGCACACCCAGGAGCACTGAGGGCACTGTTAGCCCTACCCTGACAGAGCAGGAAGGCAAGGTCTGGCCACGGCCACAGGGCCAGCACACAGCTCTGACGCACACTCTGTCAAGGTCCTGGAAGCCCTAATGGGGGCCCCCCTTTGTGTCTGGCCCGAGGCCAGAGGCTCTGCGGTCTCTATCTCCAAGGAGCAGCTGCCTACATCTGGCCAACCACTAGTCTCTCGCAGGCGTGCTCCCCAAGAACAGCCAAGACTTGGCTTGAAGACCACCTCTTTGCTGGCCCTGGGAGCCATGAGGAAGTGGTCCTTCACTTGGGCCTGTCCCAGCCGGGTGGGAGAGGGTCCCATGGAGGCACTGTGGGGCACGGGGCTCCCCAAGGGGCTTACCCAGCCGCCGAAAGCCCTCTGTGCCACTGATGGGGCCAGGGGCGAGGCTGTTGACACGGATGTTCTGGGGACCCCACTCCACAGCCAAGTGCCGTGTCATTGCATCTGCAGAGAAGACAGGCAGGCATGAGAGGAGACACAGGGCTGTTCCACTTTTTGTGATGGCTCAGCTGTGAGCTGGGGCTCAGGACCACCCCACTCCACTGCCCACCGCTGGGCTTAGCTTCACTAGGACACTACTGGCTTCCAGGGACAGGCAGGGGAGGGACCCAAGGGAGCCCAGGCAAGCAGAGCAGAGGGGGTGCCCGTACCCACAGCTGCCTTGGCCGAGCCGGCATGCACTTGAAGCACCTGCCCCCGGATCCCCAGTGTCGCAGTGATATTCACGATCACCCCTCCATGGTCCTGTAACACAAGGGGGCGTGCAGTGAGTGGATGGCCAGAGGATACGGCTCCCAGGCAGAAGGGACACTCACCCTGAAGAACTTCTCATAAAGCACACGAGATGCATTGAAGGTGCCCAAGGTGTCGATGTCCATCACAGTCTTGAAGGCGTTGAAGGACAACGCACTGGCGGGGCACAGGAAGTTTCCAGCTGCACCTGCAGGGCGCAAGAAGATAGCGGCTGGCGTCCAGGCCCCAGGCAGTTAGGACACATGGGCCCTCAGGGTGGTCCAGGCTGGACAGGGAAGGGGCCTGAGCACTTGGGTAACCTCTTGAAGGATGGGGCAGGATGGGTATCATGGGCTGAATTATGTCCCTCAGAAACACATGCTGAGGGGGTACCCGGGGTAcccagtcaattaagcatctgactcgatttcagctcagttgtgagactgagccccaggtcgggctctgcagggagcatggagcctccttaagactctctctcctccctgcgtctaaaaatgataataataataatactggtGATAGGAGTGGAAAGTcggcttctccctgccccttaGCTCCTCTTCCTGCACATGAGCACGCTCCCTCTCTCtcgtcaataaaatctttaaataacaacaacagtaGTTTTTACACACATGCTAAAATTCGAATCCCTGGTGtgtgtgaatgtgaccttatttgggaataggatctttgcagatgcaATCGAGTCAAGAGAGGCCACCGAGGGTCAGGGGCCTAAATCCAAGGCCTGGTGTCCTcctaagaaaagcagaaaagacacagagacGCATGGGGGAGGCCACACAGAGAGGCCCCAAGCCAAGGGGCGCCGAGGACTGCCAGCAACACCAGAAGCTGAGAGAAAGGGCCGGGACAGACCCTGCCCGGGACCCTCCAACACCTTGGTTTTGGATTTGTGCCCTCATGAGAATGAGAGAACATGTTTCTCCTACTCTAAGCTATTCAGCTCGTGGTGCCTTGTTAGCAGCAGGAAACCAACACACCCCATGTTTTTAAAAGGgaatttcagggcacctgagtggctcagtgggttaaaccactgccttcggctcagatcatggtcccagggtcctgggatcgagccccacatcgggctttctgctcagcagggagcctgcttccccctctctctgcctgcctctctgcctgcttgtgacctctctgtcaaataaataaataaaatctttaaaaaaaaaaaaaaaaagggaatttcaGCAAAGAATGAACCTTGGTGGTTGGCAGGACCGAGCTCACTGGGACATCAACTCCAGTGGACGCGAGCTGCCCACACCAGGGGGCGCTGTGTGTGCGGACGCGTGGAATTCTAGGTACCGGCTGCTCTAGTTCcctataaatctaaaacttgaCCAAACAAattgtccatttcttcttttttctttttaaagggagAATTTTGGG includes:
- the DECR2 gene encoding peroxisomal 2,4-dienoyl-CoA reductase [(3E)-enoyl-CoA-producing] isoform X1, with protein sequence MAQPPPDVSEDECLPEYRHHFCPDLLQDKVAFITGGGSGIGFRIAEIFMRHGCHTVIASRSLPRVSKAARKLAAATGQRCLPLSLDVRALPAITAAVDQALREFGKIDILVNCAAGNFLCPASALSFNAFKTVMDIDTLGTFNASRVLYEKFFRDHGGVIVNITATLGIRGQVLQVHAGSAKAAVDAMTRHLAVEWGPQNIRVNSLAPGPISGTEGFRRLVGSQASVSTKTLAIPLQRLGNKTEVAHGALFLASPLASYVTGAVLVVDGGAWLTFPNDLKLLADFASFSAKL
- the DECR2 gene encoding peroxisomal 2,4-dienoyl-CoA reductase [(3E)-enoyl-CoA-producing] isoform X2 — its product is MAQPPPDVSEDECLPEYRHHFCPDLLQHGCHTVIASRSLPRVSKAARKLAAATGQRCLPLSLDVRALPAITAAVDQALREFGKIDILVNCAAGNFLCPASALSFNAFKTVMDIDTLGTFNASRVLYEKFFRDHGGVIVNITATLGIRGQVLQVHAGSAKAAVDAMTRHLAVEWGPQNIRVNSLAPGPISGTEGFRRLVGSQASVSTKTLAIPLQRLGNKTEVAHGALFLASPLASYVTGAVLVVDGGAWLTFPNDLKLLADFASFSAKL